The Bos indicus x Bos taurus breed Angus x Brahman F1 hybrid chromosome 9, Bos_hybrid_MaternalHap_v2.0, whole genome shotgun sequence genomic sequence TCCTGTTGGTGCTGATGCTGTGTTAGGAGCTGGATTCCAGCCAGCAACGCTGCACCCACACCTTTTCTCATCGTTCTGGGGTCCGGGCGTGTGTCCTCGCCGGGACTCTGCACAGACCCCGTCGGGAAGCTGGCCCCCAGGGCCCCTCAGCGCCCGCTCTGATGTGGGCCGTGCACCTCTCGGGGCCCATGGGCCCCTTCCCCGAGCCCCGTGCCCAGCACACACCCTGGTCGTCCATGTCCACTCTGGGCAGAAGTGGCCCTGCCGGCCCGTCCGCGTTTCCTCAGCAGGTGCCCCAGGTGTGAGAGCTGGCAGATGGTATCAGTCTCCCAACTGTCACCTTGAGCTACTCGGGCTCCTCGATGGCACTAGAGACGGGTAGGGCAGGTTCTCCAAGGtgcaagggggaggggaggatccCAGAGCACAGACTCCCAGTGGTGGCTCCGGACTGGACAGGCTGTGAGGCTGCTTCATATGCTCCTGGGTGGTGTGCGTTGCTTACAAGTTGTTACGTGTGCAACCGGTCCAGCAGAAGGCGCTGTTTAATTAAGCCCATCCAGGCTCAGATCCAAAGTTCCTTTCAACCACCCTCACCTGCAGGCAGCCCCGGAGGCATGAACCTGACCTAGGGGGAAGGGCTTGTCCCGGGTCCCCCATCTGTGGTGGATGCAGCCTCAAGGCAGGAGGCCCCAGTCACACGGGCCCCCTGCCCCCTTGCCTCTGGTTCAGCGGGGACAGGCTGCCTGAGAAGACAGGACACAGAGCCtgcggactcctctgtccatctgcCTCCCTAGTCCATGACCGCCAGAGCACAGCAAACCCGCTCCCGTCTACGGGGCAGCGTTAGAAACCCCAGCCGTGCTGCGTGCTGACCCGAGGCGTCAGGACAGGCTCCTCGggccgccccacccccgccctccgAGCGTGCCCCTGCCCGGGGTCAGCCTCCCCTCCCAGTGCCGCGCACGGTGCTGCCCACGCGGTGTTGCCGCGTGCCGGGGGCCTGCAGTCCCCACAGCTTCCCCGGAAACAGCACGGGTGTGCCCAGGACACCTCAGCAGGGTCCAGGTGCAGGCCCGGGGCACCCACTTTCCATTGTCTGCCCACAAGGCAGAGGGCACTATGAGCAGCAGGGACCGGGGGTGCCCTCCGGAAGCAGGCCCCGGCCTGTCACTGCCCACTGCCGGCTCACCCACTTTCAGGGAGCTCCAGTTTTCACCTGTAAGTGTCCTTTCTGGGAAACAgctcttcattttcttaacaaaCACAGCAAAGTATTTAATCATactcatttcacaaatatttaaatcatttattgtCATTAATTTACAGCATTTCAATATACACACTGCACGGAAGTACAAATAGCTTTTCAAACACTGGCAATGTGCTTTCCGGTATGCGGCCAGCTGTCAGCCGGGTCATGGTCATTAAGGATATGCCTTCTGAGTACTTAAATGCTAATGGTTACAAATTTTGTTCTCTTCAGTTTTTCACTAAGTATATTCTTACAGATAATACACATATTACTGCAGATAAAACCTTCATTGAGAATTATTAAATTGATTGCATATTTGTGCTACTCTTTctgaagagaagaaaacattcaGTACTCATAAGGCAGCAGAGAGTTGGTTTAGGGACTCTGCTATGTCTAGAAAAATAGTCCGGTTAGTAAAAACAGCATTCCGCGTATTTTCCTCAGCAAGACTATTCATGACGGTGGAATCCGTGACTCGGCAACAGCAGCTGGCGATGCAGTCCCTTCAAAGGCCGGTTCTTCATCTCCCGTTGTTACGCTGACGCCTTTTTAGACATCCTGGGAAGAAGCACAAGGCAAAATCCAGTGAGGAAACAACTTCTCCACCAGCCTCAAAGGTCAGGAGGGCTTTAAGAAAGGGCATGGAGAGCTTGGTGTACCCGTGTTTCAAGTCAGGATTTTACAGAAACAGTGATCTCCTACTTCATGCCAACGTTCCTGTTTTAATCAGTGACTTTTCACTGTGCTGTATTAACCGCCCAATCACTGTTTCAAATTCTTGGCATAGTTTTGCTCTGAATCAAGTCTCCCCAGCTGCGGACGCACTTCTGTCCACACCCACACCCTAGAGGTTTCTGCTCCACTCCGCCCAGCTCCTCAAAGCACAAAGGGTGAGAGGGGTCTGCTCACTCGTGCCGGATCAGCCGTCCTCCCTGGATGAGCTGTGCTACTTCATTGGTGGCGTGGCAGGCGAACAGGAGCCAGTTCCGAGGCTGCACCTTGTAGGCGAATCTCATGAACGTGAGGGAGTAACAGCAGAGGGCTGTCAGGACACGCAAGACAGAGTGTGACTGACAGCCGCCAAGATCGAGGGCTGCTGGGCCGACTGCCTCAACACAAGAGCCTCTTCTGCTACAACCTTTGCATGCTTCCACAAACGGGAAGCTCATGAGATGGTTTGCCCCGCAGCTGGGTACGCTGCTGTTTATTAAAGTCAGCGCGCAGACATCAGTTCTGAGCTCCTTTTCTGTCCCCTAGAGTtgtttacggagaaggcaatggcaccccactccagtactcttgcctggaaaatcccatggacagaggagcctggtaggctgcagtccatggggtcgcaaagagttggacaggactgagcaacttcactttcactcactcttctcactttcatgtactggagaaggaaatggcaacccactccagtgttcttgcctggagaatcccagggacgggggagcctggtgggctgctgtctatggggtcacacagaatcggaaaccactgaagcgacttagcagcagcagcagaattgttTATAGTCTGCTATCTGAAAGACCTGCCATTTAATCCCCTCAATATGTTTTACAGTCAAATATTAAGAGTTTCAAGTAAACTTAAAGATACTTTTTCTGAATAAAGCTCAAGAGGGACACACTCTTTAACTGGGGTACTAAATCTGAAAGGCAGACAGGACCCTAACAAATTCTTCTAAACACAGGAGCCCAGTTTCTCCCTTCTGTGTGACGTAAGGTCTCTCGAAGCCAGCAGGCTCTGTGGTGCTTTCTAACGTGACTGCAGTATCTGGGGCAACAAACTTGAAACGTACGCAGGAGCTGTATCATGCtataattatacataaaaatCCTCCCAGTTATTCACATCTGCGTCCTTACCAAATGTCATCCGCCCACTGATAATCTCTGGGGACTTCTTCATGTCATTGATGGCGGCAATGGGAAGACCCCAGTTGGCTACTGGGCCCCAAAAGTGCTATAAAAaatgaggagagaaagaagaggaaaagtgaaGATGGAGCCATGAACAGCTGCAACTTCTACCTTAGATGGTAACGCGAACTGTGCAGTTAACCCCTGGGTTACCAGGCAGGCAGACGCTGGGCTGTGGAAGTACTGGCCTATGAACCAGCAGTTCTCACAGGTGAGACCCCAAACCGAAAGGAGCAGGCACTTTACCAAGGTCCCTGCTAACTTCCAGGTGACAGTTAAGTAATCTCTGATGATCTCATTTAGAGAATTTTCAAATGAGATCAACTTCTTGCATAATTCAGTCTTGCCACAACTGAACTTAGACCTTGTTAGAACTATTCTCTGCAATGTTTAAATCTATCAGAACTTCTTTTTTCAAGTTTTCATTAAGATATGTGTCAGTATCTCTTAAAATACAGACCCTAAGTTGCAtactttttctgaagaaaataactTAGAAAGGGAAGAAACTGCTTTCAGTTCATATGATCATATTCAGATCAGAGAACCAAAAAATTTATACTTGGAACCTCAGATAGTATGAAATAAAGattgaaaaatacttttaaaataatagtagcAACCTATACTTAGAAAATGGACCAACCGTTTCTTACCTGCAACCACAGCCATCACAGGGCACCGAGACTTAGTTGCCCGTGCGGAACAGCAGTGACAGCCAATTTAATTTAGTTTCTGAGGCTGAAATAAGCCCAGGGGCTTTCCCTATTAAATTAAAACTTGTCTTATTTATGCACAATTTGCAAATAATACTTGAAAGTATGAAGGAGGGAATCCCTGGCGCCAGTGGTTAGGCCTAAGTCTCTCACTTGGGaggcccaggtctgatccctggctggggaactaagattcccacaagcTACGTGGCACAGccgaaaaaataaaagtaaaatgtgaaGGAAACCACACGTCATTGGCTAAAGACCCTTTTTGGTTATCAGAACATTAAGCAGTGCTTTATTTCTGCCTATCCCAGCATTTAAGATAAATTTAGACTGCAGAATACATTTCTAGATCTGCATTTTTTAATACTGACCAAGATTCATTAAAATTCAAAACCTCCTAAGAATGAGAaagggaaatgcaaaaaaaaataaatgagaattacGTTTGTCATGATCTAGTACTTTGAAATGTTTGCACGATATGCTTGACGCAAGCACGAGGCCATGCCTTGAGAAGCTATCCAGCGTCAGAGCTGTCCTGTGCCATCATGCTGGGAACTGTGGCGTCCACGTCTGAGTTACGGACCCCGTGACTTAGGCATGGCTGCTGCACAGAACCTCTGGGGTGCTGGGGTGGCTAATTAGTCCTGCTTTCAGACTGGATTCTGTTAGATACGCACGGCTGAAGCTTTCCTAGTTCCGGTGTCTAGATGGGGGCTGGCCGTGTCCCTTCTTCCTCACCCTCCAGACCTCTGGTGACACAATGTCTCCCCCTCCTCACCTGCCTACTTCAGGGCGGGGCCTGTCCTTCCCTTGTGGCCCCTCACTTTATTCCACATCATCTTCTTCTCTACCTTTTTTACCATGTCAGTCTATTGCCATCACTTGCTGTTTAACTGTTTCCCATCACTCTGCTCTGCTCAGCGACCTCTGAGCTACACATCACGCACATGGCTCCCTGCGGGGCTCGGCCATGCCAGGCGTCTGCATCACCGCTGTGGCCAGACAGTGGAGGCCTTGGCGTGAATCTGAAACCTGAGGCAGGCCGGGGACTTCCTGTCACACGGCAGTGCTCACAGTTTCACTGGCCTGAGTGTAGGGTCATGTGACACAGGGTTCTGCAAGTCAAGGGCTATATATACACTTGTGGTTATAAGCACTGAGCTATACCTAAGatacatttcttaaaaagaacATAAACGGTAAATGTAATTTCAACACTAGTTACGAAATTATCTAACTGCAGAATCCATCTTTTCTACCTAGTACGAGGTTCCAGTTGTCACTTTAAGAAATGTTAAGatacatttcttaaaaagaacATAAAGGGTAAATATAATTTCAACACTAGTTACGAAATTATCTAACTGCAGAATCCATCTTTTCTATCTAGTACGAGGTTCCAGTTGTCACTTTAAGAAATGTTAAGatacatttcttaaaaagaacATAAAGGGTAAATGTAATTTCAACACTAGTTACGAAATTATCTAACTGCAGAATCCATCTTTTCTATCTAGTACGAGGCTCCACTTGTCACTCCAGTTGTCCACTGGAGTAACATCTGGCCTGTGCTGCAGATGGCTGTAGGTCAGTGCTGATCCTCTAGGGAAGTCAGCGTCCAGAGGAGACCCCAAGGACCCAGGGGGCACTGGAGGCGCCCCCGGCCTGAGGCCTGCAGGATGGAGGCAGGATGTGCTATTTCCTGTCCATAACTCTGCTACGGCACAAAGTCTGCAGAAGCCTTGAGCGAAGGAGAGAGAGGCTCTTACCGTACTATTTCGTGAGGAGCCGCCGAGGTTCGGACAGGAAAGacatagggaagaaaaaaaaaaaaaagatcagatgcTTTGAcacatttcagtttctttaacGGCACACGTGTCCACGTCTCAGTAACAGAACAACAACACAAgcagcacatttttaaaaaagatgatttaGTGGTATTTCTAACAATAACCTTGACCTAACGAAAGTAAACCttaattttatcaaaaataaacttaatcCTTAAAGCCAGGCTATCCAATAAGAATATAATGCAAGTCACACACAGGAGCCACATAAGGAAGTTAAAGATTTCTAGAAGCTATgttcacaaaaatgaaaaacaggggTTAACCTTATTTATTCcaatgtttcaaaatattttaatttggacATGTAATCAAGAACAACCTCACGATGAGGCAGTTTACATTCTTTTTTGACTCTAAGTCTCTGAGATCCAGCGGGTGCCAACACTCCCGGGACACCTCAGCCTGGACTGGCCACCCCCCCAAGCTCCACGGCCACTCGGGGCTGGGGGCTCTCAGACTGGACAGCGCGGCTTCAAGGGAACATTTGAGAACAACTAGTTGGACAGAAGCACAGTGCTGCAGAATTCTATCCACAACGAACTTTCCACTCTCACTGACTAACAGGCTATCGCCAGAACATAAGCCCCTAAAAATAGGCGTGTAATTCTATATCTGTTCAGACTGAAACTCTGGTCCAAGTGACAGCCAGCATTCACAAGGCATTCAGacaatgtttgctgaatgaagagaaaaatctttcaaTGTTAAGTGAATTGTTTTCCTGAATGTTAAAACTAATGCCATTCAGAAATATGTCAAGTTACTTTTATTGCTGAAAGGGTAGTTCTTCTTTCCAGGACATAGCTGAATAGTTCTGTTAAGGCCAACTTTTATTAAAGTGCagcttacttccctggtggctcagacggtaaagtgtctgtctacaatgcaggagacccgggttcgatccctgggtcgggaagatcccctggaggaggaagtggcaatccactccagattttccattttcttgcctggaaaatcccatggacaggggagcctggtaggctacagtccatggggtcgcaaagagtcagacacaactgagcgacttcactttcactgaaagAATCACTGGAATAAAACGATAAAAATCTTTATACACACAGTCACATCCGAAGAACTCATCTTGTCCTTTTGTTCTTGGGCATGTCGCATGATTCCCCCAGCCAGGAATGAAACCCGCGCCCTGCACTGGAAGCGGAGTCtcaacccctgaaccaccagggaggtccctcctCTAGTTGTTTCGAGTTAGGGCTCAAGGAAGTTCTAATTTTCAGCGTGAAAGTACTTGCCAAAGGTGCTGACAATACACTGCAAGCAGCTTCCAGTATGAAGTACGACCAGCCTAGAAAGAGCCCGTCTTTCACAGCTAAGTGAGCTGTTTTCACAGATGCCATTTCCACTGGGGAACAAGCAGGTCCCATCTGAGCACAGGGCTTTACTGGGGAGCAATGTCCTAAGCCGGTCAGGGCAGGGTCTGGCCGTTTACAGGCTGCAGTCACCTCTGGGGTTGCTCTCGTCTGTTCAGGGTCTGAACACAGGCCTTTTATTCATCGATCAATGACCAATggctgtttggtttttttccctacaaattatttcaaaaatattccaaGATGTAGTTCTTAAAATCCAAAATGTCAACTTGATAATTTAGTTTTCAATTCAGAACTGTCTCCTTGGATTGTACAATAGTTCAAACTCTACCCTATTTTACAACAGGCGACCTTAGGGCAGATCATAGAGGAATGTGAAGGAGGAATTACTTTCTGCCACCATTTCCTGCTCCGTATGAAAGTCCTATGTGAAGCTGATCACAAAAATAATGTTGATCACATCACTTTAATAGTGGTTTAATGATTATAAAACAACCTTGAGAATAAAACTGTTCTAAACATCTTTGGGAAATACAAAAATCCATAACTCAACGTCTCTTAATTCTGCGTCAGAGTTGTCCAAAACGTGAATCAACTATCAGCCAAAAAATCTAAAAGGACATTGGTGCAGGGCCAAACTAGAAAAGAAAAGTTTCCCAGTATGTGTGAATATCTGTTCTAAAGAAAGATACACCTAAAAGCATACAGACTGCACCTGGGGACAGGGACATACACTGGAGAGCACCCTCTCTCTCCACTCGGGACGCGCCTGCACTTCAGAACAGAACAAAACACCCTCAAAACAGACACAGGTTCTCCCGGTTCACCTGACCTTGCATTTTCGTGAAGGAGAAACCAGGTAAGAATGTTGATggagggacttccgtggtggtccagtggctaagactctgcactcccaatgcagggagc encodes the following:
- the MPC1 gene encoding mitochondrial pyruvate carrier 1 isoform X1; translated protein: MAGALVRKAADYVRSKDFRDYLMSTHFWGPVANWGLPIAAINDMKKSPEIISGRMTFALCCYSLTFMRFAYKVQPRNWLLFACHATNEVAQLIQGGRLIRHEMSKKASA
- the MPC1 gene encoding mitochondrial pyruvate carrier 1 isoform X2, whose translation is MRKRIAASRNVLPKNDFRPSTHFWGPVANWGLPIAAINDMKKSPEIISGRMTFALCCYSLTFMRFAYKVQPRNWLLFACHATNEVAQLIQGGRLIRHEMSKKASA